TGGTGGCCCTGCTGGCGTTCGCCGCCTACGAGTACCTGACCCTTCCGGACGCGGCACCCCTGCAGAAGAAGAACCCGGAGACGACGGCGCTCATCGAGCAGCGGGCGGAAGAGGCTCGGGAGGCGGGGCGCAAGCCACGGCGGAGACAGCACTGGGTGTCGATGTCGAACGTGCCCAAGCACGTGATCGACGCGGTGCTGATGTCCGAGGACGCGGGCTTCTATGTCCACGAGGGCGTGGACACCGCGGAGCTGGAGAAGGCGCTCGAGGAGGCGTGGAAGGAGGGGAAGCTGGGCCGAGGGGCGTCGACGATCACCCAGCAGCTCGCCAAGAACCTGTGGCTGTCCACCGATCGCAGCCTGCTTCGGAAGGCCAAGGAGCTGGTGCTGGCGCGGCGGCTCGAGACGGAGCTCACGAAGAGCCGCATCCTGGCCATCTACATGAACGTGGTGGAGTGGGGGGACGGCGTCTACGGCATCGAGGCGGGCGCGCGGGAGCACTTCGGCGTCTCGGCCCTCAACCTCAGCGTGGCCCAGGGCGCCATCCTCGCGGCGATGCTGCCGGCCCCGAGGAAGCGCTCGC
This genomic stretch from Hyalangium gracile harbors:
- the mtgA gene encoding monofunctional biosynthetic peptidoglycan transglycosylase, with the translated sequence MESRHEPGADVPGQVPPGVEPGKRRKWTWRRVLALALVALLAFAAYEYLTLPDAAPLQKKNPETTALIEQRAEEAREAGRKPRRRQHWVSMSNVPKHVIDAVLMSEDAGFYVHEGVDTAELEKALEEAWKEGKLGRGASTITQQLAKNLWLSTDRSLLRKAKELVLARRLETELTKSRILAIYMNVVEWGDGVYGIEAGAREHFGVSALNLSVAQGAILAAMLPAPRKRSPKSGSRALKRRAHWIIEQMQAVKRISPQQGSAAQAEIDRILSGKPEAEDSTDEEDA